One genomic region from Spiroplasma endosymbiont of Polydrusus cervinus encodes:
- a CDS encoding DDE-type integrase/transposase/recombinase, with product MKENNIQAEYVKRMRRKILIKQNRNKNIIKYPDLVNRNFNDIKERFSILFTDVTYLIWNGKKHYQSTILDGYTKEIIDVKWSKFNNNKLVIDNLNDAINKIKKIKKDLNKIIIHSDHGYQYTSKDYNSKCLDNKIIISMGKNYHCADNIIIESFHSLLKKGTIHNKNYKSHNEYINDVKKWNKWYSNQKEKYIINESL from the coding sequence ATGAAAGAAAATAATATTCAAGCTGAATATGTAAAGCGTATGCGTAGAAAAATATTAATAAAACAAAATAGAAATAAAAATATAATTAAATATCCTGATTTAGTAAATCGTAATTTTAATGATATTAAAGAAAGATTTTCAATTTTATTTACTGATGTAACTTATTTAATTTGAAATGGTAAAAAACATTATCAATCAACAATACTTGATGGATATACTAAAGAAATTATTGATGTAAAATGATCAAAATTTAATAATAACAAACTTGTAATTGATAATTTAAATGATGCAATTAATAAAATTAAAAAAATAAAAAAAGATTTAAATAAAATAATAATTCATTCAGATCACGGATATCAATATACATCTAAAGATTACAATAGTAAATGTTTAGATAACAAAATTATAATTTCAATGGGTAAAAATTATCATTGTGCAGACAACATTATTATTGAAAGTTTTCATTCATTACTTAAAAAAGGAACAATCCATAATAAAAATTATAAATCTCATAATGAATATATTAATGATGTTAAAAAATGAAATAAATGATATTCAAACCAAAAAGAAAAATATATAATAAATGAAAGTTTGTAA
- a CDS encoding transposase family protein, whose protein sequence is MARKGQKFNKYTAYFRKMIVQEVKNNSISFIAKKYQINKKTVASWYENFKKGILNTNKGPKESFEKRDLNYYKVRYELLKKLHDFYN, encoded by the coding sequence ATGGCAAGAAAAGGACAAAAATTTAATAAATATACAGCATATTTTCGAAAAATGATAGTACAAGAGGTTAAAAATAATAGTATAAGTTTTATTGCAAAAAAATATCAAATTAATAAAAAAACTGTTGCTTCATGGTATGAAAATTTTAAGAAAGGAATTTTAAACACCAATAAAGGTCCAAAAGAATCATTTGAAAAAAGAGATTTAAACTATTACAAAGTTAGGTATGAATTACTAAAAAAGCTTCATGACTTTTACAATTAA
- a CDS encoding DDE-type integrase/transposase/recombinase produces MGLQIKKQPFLFNKSCFLELHRTWYNIKERFSILFTDVTYLIWNGKKHYQSTILDGYTKEIIDVKWSKFNNNKLVIDNLNDAINKIKKIKKDLNKIIIHSDHEYQYTSKDYNSKCLDNKIIISMGKNYHCADNIIIESFHSLLKKEQSIIKIINLIMNILMMLKNEINDIQTKKKNI; encoded by the coding sequence ATGGGTTTACAAATAAAAAAACAACCCTTTTTATTTAACAAGAGTTGTTTTTTGGAGCTTCATCGTACATGATACAATATTAAAGAAAGATTTTCAATTTTATTTACTGATGTAACTTATTTAATTTGAAATGGTAAAAAACATTATCAATCAACAATACTTGATGGATATACTAAAGAAATTATTGATGTAAAATGATCAAAATTTAATAATAACAAACTTGTAATTGATAATTTAAATGATGCAATTAATAAAATTAAAAAAATAAAAAAAGATTTAAATAAAATAATAATTCATTCAGATCACGAATATCAATATACATCTAAAGATTACAATAGTAAATGTTTAGATAACAAAATTATAATTTCAATGGGTAAAAATTATCATTGTGCAGACAACATTATTATTGAAAGTTTTCATTCATTACTTAAAAAGGAACAATCCATAATAAAAATTATAAATCTCATAATGAATATATTAATGATGTTAAAAAATGAAATAAATGATATTCAAACCAAAAAGAAAAATATATAA
- a CDS encoding AAA family ATPase: MAGKIQGYLKLIIFESKNGYRICKFQLENDKTHFIFIKGFLSALQPDQLYELMGDFVYNERYGENFEVTEINKILPRSTDEVLKYLTSSLFPTIGPKTAQIIIDYYQTDVITQIKENLTTLNQIPGISSKQANVIAKVFTSMSHDYELNHQFNQKGLSLQVLSLLKTKYNVDQIYALLTKDPFSLLLKDNISFKTIDKIYLAFEQDPVSDIRIGYYAWYLAKEFCNNSGDTYLTLDELTALLGKHFPTLTKEHLLAGLKYSKEINLLIFKNDKIYVTEVYHSEINIAAMLAGLNTTDQYDDQKLTAELAMLTNKKQITYNMQQTKAIKDAVYANFLVIIGGPGTGKTTVVDGIVSLLKKVYYQSEIVLAAPTGKAAKRLREKTRQRALTIHKLLKYDALKNQFFYNENNPLENDILILDEVSMVDSLLLAQIAKASLNLRKLILIGDPNQLPSVACGDLLRDIIQSDAFNVVKLDEVYRQEAGNDILELSYAIEQDNFEYNLFDKKDVTFVAETDPQELLKTVGDLYQKLNDEQQEDYNAVQVIAPMYNGPVGINTLNTYLQDRLNRSYGQKEIKIGHRLFRVNDKVMQLKNRPELEIYNGDVGVIIDIRKGKNLNDILLVKYDHVIEYNKELYYDITLAYACSVHKLQGSEYNNIIFVITRSFWIMLKRNLIYTAITRAKTNLHLIGEPTAFLQGVNNLPQKRRTTLQTAIKTFYDEQESK, from the coding sequence ATGGCGGGAAAAATACAGGGTTATTTAAAATTAATTATTTTTGAATCGAAGAATGGTTATCGGATTTGTAAATTTCAATTAGAAAATGATAAAACCCATTTTATTTTTATTAAAGGGTTTTTATCAGCTTTACAACCAGACCAATTATATGAATTAATGGGAGACTTTGTTTATAATGAACGCTATGGCGAAAATTTTGAAGTAACAGAAATTAATAAGATTTTACCCCGTAGTACTGATGAGGTCTTAAAATATTTAACTAGTAGTTTATTTCCAACGATTGGACCTAAAACAGCGCAAATAATTATTGATTATTATCAAACCGATGTTATTACCCAAATTAAAGAAAATTTAACAACATTAAACCAAATTCCAGGCATTAGTTCTAAACAAGCTAATGTTATTGCCAAAGTATTTACGTCAATGAGCCATGATTATGAATTAAATCATCAATTTAATCAAAAAGGATTATCGTTACAAGTTTTATCCTTATTAAAAACAAAATATAATGTTGATCAAATTTATGCTCTTTTAACAAAAGATCCTTTTTCATTATTGTTAAAAGATAATATTTCTTTTAAAACAATTGATAAGATTTATTTAGCCTTTGAACAAGATCCCGTGAGCGATATTCGAATTGGTTATTATGCTTGATATTTAGCAAAAGAATTTTGCAATAATAGTGGGGATACTTATTTAACTTTAGATGAATTAACAGCCCTTTTAGGAAAACATTTTCCGACTTTAACAAAAGAACATTTATTGGCTGGTTTGAAATATAGTAAGGAAATTAATTTGTTAATTTTTAAAAATGACAAAATTTATGTTACTGAAGTATATCATAGTGAAATTAACATTGCAGCAATGTTAGCGGGTTTAAATACAACTGATCAATATGATGATCAAAAACTAACAGCAGAGTTAGCAATGTTAACAAATAAGAAGCAAATTACTTATAATATGCAACAAACAAAAGCTATTAAGGACGCTGTTTATGCTAATTTTTTAGTTATTATTGGTGGACCAGGAACGGGGAAAACAACCGTTGTTGATGGGATTGTTAGCTTATTAAAAAAAGTTTATTACCAATCAGAAATTGTGTTAGCAGCTCCCACCGGTAAGGCAGCAAAACGATTACGTGAAAAAACTCGCCAACGAGCATTAACAATTCATAAATTATTAAAATATGATGCTTTAAAAAATCAGTTTTTTTATAATGAAAATAATCCTTTGGAAAATGATATTTTAATCCTAGATGAAGTTAGTATGGTTGATAGTTTATTATTAGCTCAAATTGCCAAAGCTAGTCTGAATTTACGAAAATTAATTCTAATTGGTGATCCTAATCAGTTACCATCCGTTGCTTGTGGGGATTTACTCCGTGATATTATTCAAAGTGATGCTTTTAATGTGGTGAAATTAGATGAGGTTTATCGCCAGGAAGCGGGAAATGATATTTTAGAATTAAGCTATGCAATTGAGCAAGATAATTTTGAATATAACTTATTTGATAAAAAAGATGTGACATTTGTGGCAGAAACTGACCCGCAAGAATTATTAAAAACTGTTGGTGATTTATACCAAAAGCTTAATGATGAGCAGCAAGAAGATTATAATGCGGTTCAAGTTATTGCCCCAATGTATAATGGACCAGTTGGTATTAATACTTTAAATACTTACTTACAAGATCGTCTTAATCGTTCATATGGTCAGAAAGAAATTAAGATTGGTCATCGCCTTTTTCGCGTAAACGATAAAGTTATGCAACTTAAAAATCGCCCGGAATTGGAAATTTATAATGGTGATGTCGGTGTTATTATTGATATTAGAAAAGGTAAAAATTTAAATGATATTCTCTTAGTAAAATATGACCATGTTATTGAGTATAATAAAGAGTTATATTATGATATTACTTTAGCTTATGCTTGTAGTGTTCATAAATTACAAGGAAGTGAGTATAATAATATTATTTTTGTTATCACAAGAAGTTTTTGAATAATGTTGAAACGAAATTTAATTTATACGGCAATTACTCGTGCTAAAACTAATTTACATTTAATTGGCGAACCAACCGCTTTTTTACAAGGTGTTAATAATTTACCGCAAAAACGGCGAACAACCTTGCAAACAGCGATTAAAACTTTTTATGATGAGCAAGAAAGCAAGTAA
- a CDS encoding DDE-type integrase/transposase/recombinase, whose amino-acid sequence MKENNIQAEYVKRMRRKILIKQNRNKNIIKYPDLVNRNFNDIKERFSILFTDVTYLIWNGKKHYQSTILDGYTKEIIDVKWSKFNNNKLVLDNLNDAINKIKKIKKDLNKTIIHSDHGYQYIDCTLFSKY is encoded by the coding sequence ATGAAAGAAAATAATATTCAAGCTGAATATGTAAAGCGTATGCGTAGAAAAATATTAATAAAACAAAATAGAAATAAAAATATAATTAAATATCCTGATTTAGTAAATCGTAATTTTAATGATATTAAAGAAAGATTTTCAATTTTATTTACTGATGTAACTTATTTAATTTGAAATGGTAAAAAACATTATCAATCAACAATACTTGATGGATATACTAAAGAAATTATTGATGTAAAATGATCAAAATTTAATAATAACAAACTTGTACTTGATAATTTAAATGATGCAATTAATAAAATTAAAAAAATAAAAAAAGATCTAAATAAAACAATAATTCATTCAGATCACGGATATCAATATATAGACTGCACCCTGTTTAGTAAGTATTAA
- a CDS encoding DDE-type integrase/transposase/recombinase: protein MKENNIQAEYVKRMRRKILIKQNRNKNIIKYPDLVNRNFNDIKERFSILFTDVTYLIWNGKKHYQSTILDGYTKEIIDVKWSKFNNNKLVLDNLNDAINKIKKIKKDLNKIIIHSDHGYQYTSKDYNSKCLDNKIIISMGKNYHCADNIIIESFHSLLKKGTIHNKNYKSHNEYINDVKKWNKWYSNQKEKYIINESL, encoded by the coding sequence ATGAAAGAAAATAATATTCAAGCTGAATATGTAAAGCGTATGCGTAGAAAAATATTAATAAAACAAAATAGAAATAAAAATATAATTAAATATCCTGATTTAGTAAATCGTAATTTTAATGATATTAAAGAAAGATTTTCAATTTTATTTACTGATGTAACTTATTTAATTTGAAATGGTAAAAAACATTATCAATCAACAATACTTGATGGATATACTAAAGAAATTATTGATGTAAAATGATCAAAATTTAATAATAACAAACTTGTACTTGATAATTTAAATGATGCAATTAATAAAATTAAAAAAATAAAAAAAGATTTAAATAAAATAATAATTCATTCAGATCACGGATATCAATATACATCTAAAGATTACAATAGTAAATGTTTAGATAACAAAATTATAATTTCAATGGGTAAAAATTATCATTGTGCAGACAACATTATTATTGAAAGTTTTCATTCATTACTTAAAAAAGGAACAATCCATAATAAAAATTATAAATCTCATAATGAATATATTAATGATGTTAAAAAATGAAATAAATGATATTCAAACCAAAAAGAAAAATATATAATAAATGAAAGTTTGTAA
- a CDS encoding lipoprotein, with amino-acid sequence MKNILSLLATITLIGTSTTSLVACNKKYTEKNNDYKEWKSINVRQDFFIKDYDKKTYLLISNNFLSPNNSWKGRVINKNTIDLSKLMLEPDWKVYLWSDEKKAPFIPNINSTNGEIIDK; translated from the coding sequence ATGAAAAATATATTAAGTCTTTTAGCAACAATCACTTTAATCGGAACAAGTACAACAAGTTTAGTTGCTTGTAATAAAAAATATACAGAAAAAAATAATGATTATAAAGAATGAAAATCAATAAATGTAAGACAAGATTTTTTTATTAAAGACTATGATAAAAAAACATATTTATTAATTTCAAATAATTTTTTAAGTCCAAATAATAGTTGAAAAGGACGTGTTATTAATAAAAATACAATAGATTTAAGTAAATTAATGTTAGAACCTGATTGAAAAGTTTATTTATGGTCAGATGAAAAAAAAGCGCCATTTATTCCTAATATAAATAGTACAAATGGTGAAATAATTGATAAATAA
- a CDS encoding nitroreductase family protein, with protein MSVQGTVQFRKAIKIYDKIKTVNEADLKTILATGTLAPSSNGLEPVKVIIKDQKLKEQAALKCFMPGNQQKVKDAPVLALLFRSKWRLFNFRRIFDKSIRSHFYWGNIKNKCTWNE; from the coding sequence GTGAGTGTTCAAGGAACAGTGCAATTTCGGAAAGCAATTAAAATTTATGATAAAATAAAAACAGTTAATGAAGCTGATTTAAAAACAATTTTAGCAACAGGAACTTTAGCTCCTAGTTCAAATGGATTAGAACCAGTCAAAGTTATTATTAAAGATCAAAAGCTGAAAGAACAAGCAGCATTAAAATGTTTTATGCCAGGTAATCAACAAAAAGTAAAAGATGCCCCTGTTTTAGCGTTATTATTTAGGAGCAAATGGAGATTATTTAACTTTAGACGAATTTTTGACAAATCGATTAGGTCGCATTTTTACTGGGGAAACATTAAAAACAAATGTACATGGAATGAGTAA
- a CDS encoding lipoprotein: MHINYNILNILGAIGLKATSTTSLISCEKPNNSENGE, encoded by the coding sequence TTGCACATAAATTATAACATTTTAAATATTTTAGGAGCAATCGGATTAAAAGCAACAAGTACAACATCATTAATTAGTTGCGAAAAACCAAATAATAGTGAAAACGGCGAGTAA
- a CDS encoding DDE-type integrase/transposase/recombinase has translation MKENNIQAEYVKRMRRKILIKQNRNKNIIKYPDLVNRNFNDIKERFSILFTDVTYLIWNGKKHYQSTILDGYTKEIIDVKWSKFNNNKLVIDNLNDAINKIKKIKKDLNKITIHSDHGYQYISKDYNSKCLDNKIIISMGKNYHCADNIIIESFHSLLKKGTIHNKNYKSHNEYINDVKKWNKWYSNQKEKYIINESL, from the coding sequence ATGAAAGAAAATAATATTCAAGCTGAATATGTAAAGCGTATGCGTAGAAAAATATTAATAAAACAAAATAGAAATAAAAATATAATTAAATATCCTGATTTAGTAAATCGTAATTTTAATGATATTAAAGAAAGATTTTCAATTTTATTTACTGATGTAACTTATTTAATTTGAAATGGTAAAAAACATTATCAATCAACAATACTTGATGGATATACTAAAGAAATTATTGATGTAAAATGATCAAAATTTAATAATAACAAACTTGTAATTGATAATTTAAATGATGCAATTAATAAAATTAAAAAAATAAAAAAAGATTTAAATAAAATAACAATTCATTCAGATCACGGATATCAATATATATCTAAAGATTATAATAGTAAATGTTTAGATAACAAAATTATAATTTCAATGGGTAAAAATTATCATTGTGCAGACAACATTATTATTGAGAGTTTTCATTCATTACTTAAAAAAGGAACAATCCATAATAAAAATTATAAATCTCATAATGAATATATTAATGATGTTAAAAAATGAAATAAATGATATTCAAACCAAAAAGAAAAATATATAATAAATGAAAGTTTGTAA
- a CDS encoding transposase family protein: MARKGQKFNKYTAYFRKMIVHEVKNNSISFIAKKYQINKKTVASWYENFKKGILNTNKGPKESFEKRDLNYYKVRYELLKKLHDFYN, translated from the coding sequence ATGGCAAGAAAAGGACAAAAATTTAATAAATATACAGCATATTTTCGAAAAATGATAGTACACGAGGTTAAAAATAATAGTATAAGTTTTATTGCAAAAAAATATCAAATTAATAAAAAAACTGTTGCTTCATGGTATGAAAATTTTAAGAAAGGAATTTTAAACACCAATAAAGGTCCAAAAGAATCATTTGAAAAAAGAGATTTAAACTATTACAAAGTTAGGTATGAATTACTAAAAAAGCTTCATGACTTTTACAATTAA
- a CDS encoding HNH endonuclease, which yields MNTKYKTRPIRNKFYHTTEWKKVRDYYFTLKMSMCERCKKDKGYLNKGIIVHHKKYIKDQDFINWNKEILLSINNLELLCLACHNKEHIREKSFKDNTEINLETGEYIIKKK from the coding sequence ATGAATACTAAATATAAAACTCGTCCAATTCGTAATAAATTTTATCATACTACTGAATGAAAAAAAGTAAGAGATTATTACTTCACTTTAAAAATGAGTATGTGTGAAAGGTGTAAAAAAGATAAGGGTTATTTAAATAAAGGAATAATAGTTCATCATAAAAAATATATAAAAGATCAAGATTTTATTAATTGAAATAAAGAAATATTACTATCAATAAATAATTTAGAGTTATTATGTTTAGCATGTCACAATAAAGAACATATTCGTGAAAAATCATTTAAAGATAATACTGAAATTAATTTAGAAACTGGTGAATACATCATAAAGAAAAAATAA
- a CDS encoding recombinase RecT: MKGYIQLAIRTGQYLTINAIEVKDGELKNYNFLKEEYNFNWIEDKNQRIKKETIGYVAYFKLLNGFEKTLFWTKEQ; the protein is encoded by the coding sequence ATAAAGGGATATATTCAACTTGCTATTAGAACTGGGCAATATTTAACTATTAATGCTATTGAAGTTAAAGATGGTGAATTAAAAAATTATAATTTTTTAAAGGAAGAATATAATTTTAATTGAATAGAAGATAAAAACCAAAGAATTAAAAAAGAAACTATTGGATATGTCGCATATTTTAAACTATTAAATGGTTTTGAAAAAACTTTATTTTGAACAAAAGAACAATAA
- a CDS encoding DNA-methyltransferase yields the protein MKEFKTNLGKLINDDALSFVKILENDSVDLILTDPPYLYDLPTRKKEQINSSEISKSINKYINAIYDNNLHNSFDINTYLDEFYRISKNKFMLIWMNRRQIKYYLDWVYKNNMNFDFYFWEKTNPMPTNNFIFQDKEYCMIIYSKKDPIPNYIKNYENKKTIFKNPIGSSYKKTEHPTEKPLNIFGDLIKKHSKENDLILDPFMGSGTTAHACEQLNRKWLGCEINNNYFAMIQKRLNKIQLNLNF from the coding sequence ATGAAAGAATTTAAGACTAATTTAGGTAAGTTAATAAATGATGATGCTTTATCTTTTGTCAAAATATTAGAAAATGATAGCGTTGATTTAATATTAACTGATCCACCTTATTTATATGATTTACCAACAAGGAAAAAAGAACAAATAAATTCCAGCGAAATATCAAAAAGTATAAATAAATATATTAACGCTATCTATGATAATAATTTACATAATTCATTTGATATAAATACTTATTTAGATGAATTTTATCGAATTTCAAAAAATAAATTTATGTTAATTTGAATGAATAGAAGACAAATTAAATATTACTTAGATTGAGTATATAAAAATAATATGAATTTTGATTTTTATTTTTGAGAAAAAACAAATCCAATGCCAACTAATAATTTTATTTTTCAAGATAAAGAATATTGTATGATTATTTATTCTAAAAAAGATCCAATACCAAACTATATAAAAAACTATGAAAATAAAAAAACAATATTTAAAAACCCAATAGGTTCATCTTATAAAAAAACAGAACACCCAACAGAAAAACCATTAAATATATTTGGCGATTTGATTAAAAAACATAGCAAAGAAAATGACTTAATTTTAGATCCTTTTATGGGAAGTGGTACAACCGCACATGCTTGTGAACAATTAAACCGAAAATGACTAGGTTGTGAAATAAATAATAATTACTTTGCAATGATACAAAAACGATTAAATAAAATACAACTTAACTTAAATTTTTAA
- a CDS encoding integrase core domain-containing protein, with protein sequence MSRKGTPLDNAVIESFHSILKKETIYNNIIKTKHDMINLIHKWMNFKQTYRVEY encoded by the coding sequence ATGTCAAGAAAAGGTACTCCTTTAGATAATGCAGTTATAGAAAGTTTTCATTCAATTTTAAAGAAAGAAACTATTTACAATAATATTATCAAAACAAAACACGATATGATTAATTTAATTCATAAATGAATGAATTTTAAACAAACATATCGTGTAGAATATTAA
- a CDS encoding DUF2779 domain-containing protein, with amino-acid sequence MDLEITLKKEDFKRFKKCLKIAWTLASRDNLKIVQDWVTAQKISVFFDLQDNINSAKVDESTFFDNNNNNDTKGLFTPHLYDLALETYWPADETTSNDDVRKLPDDVKIDFYPGETIADGNEIGQRAREYFMRDHNYFNLEHYSKKIAFSKTTAVLADPNYDVYFEPSFVYNNCITKCDILQKLRDGTYHLIEVKASTGRKYAKDTQMYMDKEIKDEYGYDVAYQYYILAGAGLTISRVSLMLLNSEYSRDGDIDDDQLFMFQNLYKLPTKTLPPVSLLEFCQQMMTGQFAKRVAKNRLITDDLALIKSYFMQPATKIFPLFSKEQCFNGKGDRYGYCQHITSYLPTHHSVFELTQGMEKKTLLKYQENIDLLKDIVLPFTFHQSARQKTPVLFSEKQQRQILAVQDNAPVLNPQKIPEIKQVLTQYQYPLYMYDFETMKAAVPRFDYSYSYQQIPFQYSVHIIKDSNFDYQDETTMTHYAFLADGEGDPRLALIEHLVTDLFNAGLGVYVAYYKSFECKVLAELINYLAILINQTRNEETIVRYQDWQQKLRIIRNKTIDLMDFFQDFMIYKKEFYGSASIKKTQPAFDNQFTYQVLKVQKGDMASEIFRRCAENNISLSIWNKFFRSEMLKYCNRDTLAMVVIYQHIVHLMTPLK; translated from the coding sequence ATGGATTTAGAAATCACTTTAAAAAAAGAAGATTTTAAACGATTTAAGAAATGTTTAAAAATTGCTTGAACATTAGCATCGCGGGATAATTTAAAAATAGTGCAAGATTGAGTAACAGCGCAAAAGATTTCTGTCTTTTTTGATTTACAAGATAATATTAATAGTGCCAAAGTAGATGAGAGTACTTTTTTTGATAATAATAACAATAATGATACAAAAGGATTATTTACGCCGCATTTATATGATTTAGCGTTAGAAACTTATTGACCAGCTGATGAAACAACAAGCAATGATGATGTGAGAAAGTTACCAGATGATGTTAAAATTGATTTTTATCCGGGTGAAACAATTGCCGATGGAAATGAAATTGGCCAACGGGCACGCGAATACTTTATGCGTGATCATAATTATTTTAATTTAGAACATTACAGTAAGAAAATTGCTTTTTCTAAAACAACCGCTGTTTTAGCAGACCCTAATTATGATGTTTATTTTGAACCATCGTTTGTTTACAACAATTGCATTACGAAATGTGATATTTTACAGAAACTCCGGGATGGAACGTATCATTTAATAGAGGTTAAAGCATCAACGGGACGGAAATATGCTAAAGATACCCAAATGTATATGGATAAAGAAATTAAAGATGAATATGGCTATGATGTCGCTTATCAGTATTATATTTTAGCGGGGGCTGGTTTAACAATTAGTCGTGTTTCCTTAATGTTATTAAATTCGGAATATTCTCGTGATGGCGATATTGATGATGACCAGTTGTTTATGTTTCAAAACCTTTATAAATTGCCAACCAAAACATTACCACCAGTTAGCTTATTAGAATTTTGTCAGCAAATGATGACTGGTCAATTTGCGAAACGAGTTGCCAAGAATCGTCTTATTACTGATGATTTAGCTTTAATTAAAAGTTATTTTATGCAACCAGCAACTAAAATTTTTCCATTATTTAGTAAGGAACAATGTTTTAACGGTAAGGGTGATCGGTATGGTTATTGCCAGCATATTACGAGTTATTTACCAACCCATCATAGTGTTTTTGAATTAACGCAGGGAATGGAAAAAAAGACATTATTAAAGTATCAAGAGAACATTGATTTATTAAAAGATATTGTCTTACCTTTTACCTTTCACCAGTCAGCTCGGCAAAAAACTCCCGTTTTATTTTCCGAAAAACAACAGCGTCAAATTCTTGCCGTTCAAGATAATGCGCCTGTTCTTAATCCACAAAAAATTCCGGAAATTAAACAAGTTTTAACCCAATATCAGTATCCATTATATATGTATGATTTTGAAACGATGAAGGCCGCTGTCCCGCGGTTTGATTATTCTTATTCTTATCAACAAATTCCGTTTCAATACTCAGTTCATATTATTAAAGATAGCAATTTTGATTATCAAGATGAGACAACTATGACACATTATGCCTTCTTAGCGGATGGGGAAGGTGATCCACGGTTAGCATTAATTGAACATTTAGTTACTGATTTATTTAACGCTGGGCTAGGGGTTTATGTTGCTTATTATAAAAGTTTTGAATGTAAAGTTTTAGCAGAATTAATTAATTACTTAGCAATCTTAATTAATCAGACGCGAAATGAAGAAACTATTGTGAGATATCAGGATTGGCAACAAAAACTAAGAATAATTCGTAATAAAACAATTGATTTAATGGACTTTTTTCAAGATTTTATGATTTATAAAAAGGAATTTTATGGTTCGGCTTCCATTAAAAAAACTCAGCCAGCATTTGATAACCAATTTACTTATCAAGTCTTAAAGGTCCAGAAAGGGGATATGGCAAGTGAAATCTTTCGTCGGTGTGCGGAAAATAACATTTCATTATCAATTTGGAATAAATTCTTTCGCTCGGAAATGTTAAAATATTGTAACCGTGATACGTTAGCAATGGTAGTAATTTATCAACATATTGTTCACTTAATGACACCTTTAAAATAA